CACTCTAAGTtagtgataccccgatctcaagtcaatcttagaaaagtagcttgccccttgaaGTTGATTAGACAAGTTGTCAAAtctagggagaggatacttgttcttaatagtgactttattgagttggcggtaaCCGaagcacattctaagggacccatccttattcatcacaaacaataccggagcaccccatggagatatactaggcctaatgaagcctttgtctagtaaatctttgagttgagccttcaactctttcaattcgaccggagccatccgataaggaggaattgaatgggatttgtatccggcAACAaatcgataccaaaatcaatttcccgttcgggaggaataccgggaaagatcattaggaaagacctccagaAATTTTCTCACTATGGGGGctgactcaatgggaggaattttggattctaaatcttggactcttactatatgatataaacaccctttagaaaTCATTTTGAATTCTTCCAAACAAGAGATgctacgacctctaggaatagaattttcccCCTTCCAATCTAAAtgggctcatttggaaagttaaacttcaccaccctagTTCTACAATAAATATAGGCAAACCAATCATGCAACCAATTCATACccaatatgatatcaaaatcaagcatatcaagttctactagatcaacataatTAACTCCATTGGGcatatttataggaaaaattcTATACACCATTTTTGCAACAAtcgactcacccaccggggtagacACTAAAAagggttcatgcaaaatatcaggcaaaatgtcaaactttttagctactaaaggagtaacaaatgataaagtagcatcAGGATCAAGTAAGGCTTACACATAAgtagagaagactttcaacataccggtcaccacgttGGGAGAAGTCTTTTGCACGTAGAGCGAAGAGCATAGAAGAGATTCTTCTTCGGAGCCTCATCTGAACCACTTGCTTAAAattgaccactacccttgtcttgaccccTCACATTAGGACAATCCCTAACCTTGTTcccacttttaccacaaccaaaataattattcattCCCTTAAGACAATTGCCATAGTGCTGCTTGCCACACTTttcacaagttggcttcttggtTGGTGATCTAGCATCCCTTCCCTTCAtaggcttagggttagacaccctattaCCACTAGCCTTAGGCAACTTGGAAGGAAATTGGTTAGAGACCCgcttcttaaacctaggcttgtcttttATCTCAAGACTATTatttgaagaaccaccatcaaaagatctttCCCTCctagcatctctactcttcctcttagaCCTTCCCTTTTCTACATGTTGcgcatgaaccatgagatgagaaatgttcatgttgttatGTAGCATATCCGAATGACACTCTTGTTGCAAATCATCCGACACCCCCGTCACAAAGAAGCTCATTTCGTCTAAAGGAtaggaaaccaaagaaggagcatattttgacaatttagtgaatttcaagaaGTATTcaagcacactcatacctccttggagAATATTGATGAAATCCACCACTTTAGCTTCCCCCTTCTCCCTAGTAAAGAACcaatcaagaaaagccttcttgaacaCCTCCCAAGTCACCGGTCCACCCCTTAAAGGCCAATTGCCCCTCCATTGGACAAACCAtgcttgagccacatccttaagTTGGTAAGTGGCTAACTTGGCCTTCTCACTAGTATACAACCCCATAGCATAGCGGATCTTATAGATTTCATCGACGAACACTTGGAGGTCATCTTCAACATAGGACCTATAGAATGTAGGAGATTTATCCAAGTGAAATCCCTTAGATGAGAGGCCATGGTAGCTACTTATTAATATTCTTGGGGTACAATCTCTCGATTATCATGGGACGTCATGGCTTGGGATTGAGTAGTGGCGGCTTGTGCTTGGGTAGTATtggcttgggccatttggaagagAGCAACCCTTATGTTCTCATCCATCAAAAAGGAGGATTCACTGGGGTTTAGTCATCATTCACTTCTTCCTaaagaggaggaacttgatcaccacgggTAGGAACTCCCGCATTGACAATATCTTCTTCAAGTCTCCATGCCACattccttcgagtattcattgcctataatcacaataagaggATTAGATGCTAAGggcacaccataagtatactctagtGGCACGATATTGGATTTCGAAGAAAGCGAGAGTTTCCTATGCATCACATAAATTCCTCATAactgtggcgcgcttcacaattatgaatataaaCCTACATAGATGTGGTTAAGAGAGGCATCGACTCAAAGATATTCAACctgatgctctgataccaagtttgtcatgtcCGGGTTTACCCCTTATACATAATCGCGTGGTCGTcttctttgaggactaagactatcctcttagcttacatcattactttcataggtcaaaaatgcaaaaatattaaaactttttactacttctacatggaggtttacatagacctctacatacacataatagatatatatatcgACTATATATAGACCCTTCGTACAGGAAGATTACttccttctacttttattgcacataagtatataaagataacatagtctcaaatacATGTCTCATCTTATAACCATAAAATAAGAGAATATCAAATTAAGCATAGCCCTACATCAAgtaaagaagccacatataggcttatacaattCGTACTCAAATGGAAATAGAATAAACATAAGTATTAAAAGTAAAACAACTCCATAAGCTCGATATTAAAATCTCCCTCGAAAAGTTAGGACCTACTCACTTAAATGAATGAGAAATTCCAAGCCTACTTCAAAGTGCTCACAAAGAGTCCTCAACGAAGCGGATAATAAATTCTTGGGGGGAAagggaagaaatggggttagtacccCAATTATACtatgtatgagaccatatgcacacatactttgcaatcatgctaagaaaatcaacatttcataaagatgcacttttcattaaaaacctttataAACATttaacaagaccataccaatcaatttGGCACATCCATTAAGTACAAAACATGTACaccacaagaccaacaatactaagtctagttaagttaacatgcatatcataagaTTTAGCACATATAGTCAATGAAACTCTATCACCTGTCATAATAGCAACAAGCCTTGATAGGAGTTCGTTACAACATAATCAAAACAAGACACTTActcctatcaagtcaacaagtgcaataaccaagcaaagccccataaccttactcaatcaagtaacacaataagaatcatgactaacatcctacttcacatatcatagcatttaagagtacatttcatcatactttaacaatataggcCAACACATATAAATAAGTGGGACTAACCAACAAATAGTATCAACAATGCACATGTCtctcatatacatataatatctCATCATAAGCATATTTATACATAAGagcatcctcctaagactcccctcaaggctagctaatgcaatgtttaggtagagtcccatacccctacctacactaagctagaccccttaagTTATCATatttagagttcattcctttagttcattttaccttttgggaagatcttgccttaaccgacatagaacacatgagctaatgtggaatctagtgtcatggaaccctacaccgaaggaaggtagactacttgccaaggtagtgctaaaacatgaacatagcaactacgtggatgcactagctagtattcctatggggcaacatagttcaagaactaggagatataattgggaccctctttattctacatgcattatagtctccaatcacaagagtacattagtgatcctaccttccctatgtgggaagggataCTCCTCACTCCATTTTAgtaggtgctaagctagagtcccttttggaAATGTCTTTAATTAGTCATCATAACTTAATATAGGCCATAGGGTCTAATCCCTTGTATAGTAATTGTCATTATCTCATTAGGAATTGtttgagaatatcctttcatggcaaccctcatatgtgagattagcataacatcatcatcatgtcataataaggcacataggtacttcataatcaaccttatatcattttatCTTAAGCATAAATCCCACAATAACAaagtaaagacatttcaattcaacatcataccaaaaCCTATTTAGGCTAGTCACAAGTGCTGCTTCAATTGAACTACATCATCAATCCCAAGCcgtcataattgaagtaaatgtTAGGAACATAAGGACTTAATCAATCTCCTTCAACAACCATCATcatggtcttaccataaaccaaCAGATTACATCCAACAGTAGGTGTAGTTACAtaaatcaatagtaattaacacaagaactatGTCAATTGCATAATCACAATCCCAACTAACATCAATTTATAACCTAGGAATAGGGGAATTATGGTTCATCATGAATTTACCAAGAATTTGATTCAATCCCAACACTACATTACCCTAGTCAATCCATACATtaattagaatagataaaacaagtctaataatcaaatcattcttcaattcccatcaattAATAACCAAGATCAAAGATTTGGGAGGTTGGGGAAGGGAACATGATCATcatgaaatttcatcaattaatcAACAATATATACTCAATTAGTCATAggaaatcataattcatcatcaatttgaaatttagaagaaaacccattagaatTTGAAAACCCCATGGaattgggtattttaaacatctactttgaaaggacctctttgGGAAAGGAaacccaagagtgaagaacccaTATCTTAATGAACATTTACTCAtgaaattgaagtgaaatccTATAGAAATTTgccttcttcttcaagcttccttCCTTCTTTAATGGAGGATTTgcggagagagaaagtagagagaggtgagagcttttaggttttgatttggaaattTGGGTTTGGATGAGTTATTAATGACTTAAAATGACCCTTAGGTTATATATAATCACCCCCTAAATTACCTAAAAACCCCCTAACTTAAATTGATCATTTTATGAAGTTTAAATGTCAAAAATAGGAATTCACCAAATCTGAGAAGTGGCTCCGCGTCGCTAGGCCAACACGCACTTTTTCCCCAAAATATTATTCTTAGACCAGTGAGGTCTATGTGGTCTGCGCGTCGGGCAGCAGCCCACTGAATTTTGACACATCGTAGGCTGCTTAGGAAGCCTGCCCACCCATGTTGAGGTCCTCTTCTTCGACCCTTCAGGTGGTCCTTGGGGCGTCGTTATGGAATGTTTATACCCTCTATACTATACTCTACCTaatcaaattcttttttcaatatttagacTTCATTTGAATCTCTGAAACCATCCCCAAACATAGCaacgtcaactagttcaattagGCTAATTTCTGGATGTAATGGACGTCTTGGCTCTTAAACTTCTTGGATGTcttctaaatattattttaggtcATAAAAAAGTATCTAAACCTTTAGACACTCATGTTTAGCTCTATATTAGGTGTTATATTTTTGGAAAGTTATAGTCATGACCCGAGCCTTATACCCTGGACATTGTTgacactcaagaaccattgATGGTCCCCAAGCAAACTCTCATCATTGATGACTACAAGTGAAAGGCTAACTCAAACATACAAAATCTGAAAACTTGATAAATTATTCATAGAGTGTAGATACAAAGTTTTAACTCAAATGATTAACTTTGAATATGATAGAATATTCAACTAGCCCAAATAGGCAACTcaagtctttaaaatatttaacaaaataagcAATGAAACTTCTTAAACTCTACTGTCTATTTATGAAGCCTCTACTCATGAGGTATTTTTGtacaagacccacgacatctCAAATCTACTAACTGTAAGATAAATGTGAGGTCCTCTGGAATATAAGAAGGCTCACCAAAGATGATTGGAATATCACATGACCTCAACGAAACACCTATTGATTATCCTTAATGCATGTATCTGAACCATGAAACGATGACGGCCAAATGGCTAAGTACGTgtaatgtacgagcatgtaagagAAATTCTAAAGCATAAACATAGGCTTGAACTTGATAtaaggaaacatacttacctcttctcaactcaactcaattcacgaataagatactcaactcaaatatATGATACTCAACTAAAAGGTACTCAACTCATGATACTCAAGGATAAAGCAACACAAAAGATGTAATATATATGGAAAGCTTTTTAAAAAGTAGATAGCAACTCAATGTATTGAAGAATacaataataaatcaatttgtatgtataaaatacaatataaatctatgagagtttctctaatcgacaatCATTACTatgagctatgtgatgatacTACGTATCACTATGAGCTATGGTGATGATACTTCGTCTCACCCATGCTTCCAGAACTATCCTATACTTTGCCAGAGTATAGAACCTCTCAACTAATTGGATAAACTAGTCTATGCAAAAAATCATTGAGGAACCATCTAAAAAGCATGAACCTTTCTACCCACAGTGGCTatatggtttatggagacttgaatTATCAGAACTCGTCTTTGTATCAGTTCTCAATgatactcccaaaaatatactcagctcatattttaaaaacataactctTTTTGTGgttgagattattactcaatATCTTTCTTTTAAAAGAGATGGTACTCAAACTACTCAAAACTACATTAggaatcttagtttcctctcaACTCAAATGTAAAATCATTtactcttgggaatacttagttctcatacatcattttaaagaaaatgaactcaactatacTCTTTCTCAACTAGGGGCTCAAGTCTATAAAACAAGATTTAAAACATTTTGTAAAAAAACACTTCTTAAATAGGGTTCATGCCGAATTAGGGATGTGAACAACTCAATTCAAGGTTTTTCAACAACCATGCATAGAACTAAATACTTGGAACTCAAAAACTCTAGAACTCAGAGAGTCAATGATATTGCTCATCTCAAGAATGCTCGACTCAAAGGGTTCATTcaaaattatgggcatgaactacTTAAATCAAGGACTCTATGATACCTCTCATCTCAAGACTACTTGACTCATAAGGTTCATGTGTAATTATGGGAAAGAACTACTGAGCTCAAAAACCTTCATCAGTAACATGTAGTATCCTTATGATTAGGAACATAATCCCAAAATGATCGAAAACTAAATAGTCAAGACGTCGAACTTGAAGATACTACTAATTTCAAAGATACTCAACTAATGAAGTTCATGAAGAATTTATGAACATGAATGACTCGAGAGAAGAGTCTAAACAAAAATATGGAACTCGTGTATACAACTCTTCTCATTTTCATACTTACTTCCTCGAAATTCGGTTTAAAAATCAAGTGTTGGCTTTGAAAACTTCTCAAGATTTATAACTCAAAATAGGGTTGATGTTGAATTATAGACATTAACAAATTAACTCAAGGatctcaataaaaatatagaaactcaataattaggaatattattttcaaaagaacCATGAACTCAACAACTAAAATCAACTTATCTAAAAAATACTCAAATCTAGGGGTCGAATACTAGATTTCTCTTTTACTAATTTGAAAGAATATGTAGTGCATGAGGATGAACTTGTTCAACACTATCTTAGCCTTACATACTTAGAAAAACAAGGTTCTTGAGGAATCTTGAAGGAGAACTTGATTAGAAGCCTTGAAACCTAGTTTAAAGGAGAACAATCAAGAAAGGTATTCTTGAATTACTTTCTTAAGATCTCTTgagttgaaaataattaatttttttggagaaaataCATTAAAGAAGAATCTTGAAGAAAGATTAAAAGAATCTTGAATGGAGTCTTCtactttgatttttctttaggCTTTTGGCCTAGgatttgtcacgccccgagctacctcCGAGACACAGACACGGAACTtagaaccacaagtgatcccaagctaacactgatggcatgatcatgagcatactaaagataataaactgatgctgAAGCTAAGTCATAACTTATAaggaaaagatggggaatatcCATATGATAAAACTggtatatatatgaaattgatgagtttaataaaatgaaaaaaaaaataagttgaatctaactatgtctgaaataagcctctaaactagactagaaatattgGAAAAAGCCCCAGCTAgatctagcaaaaactaaaagtaaatgATTAAAGACTCAAATGACACTCATGATTGTTGTTCTCGGAGAGTGACGACTCATCACTGAATCTGTTAAACTGGAGATCGGAAATCAATCTATGCGTGATTTGGATGCTTAAAACTAGAACCTACAtcacggaaaaatacttaagttttggggCTGGAAATGTTTGatcttgttgcgttcttgaactacgGTTATTCAGctttttctcatttcttgcttctaattttctaaattttgatttaatgatttgacttagatatatttaattatgtttctaggcttaaacttataaaaatctgattatttaggctaaaaatgatGTAACCTAAAGTTTAAACgaagtgggaaaagaccaaaagacccctgggtaagttgctgtcggaccaaacgacggccaggactgacggtccgtcgtcttACCGATGCCCCATTGTTGGGTCCGTCGACTGGGCCTGTTTGACAGGCCTTCACTTAAACGGGATAACTTTCTACTGGAAGGTCTTATTTTAGGAACTATTgtgctatggaaagataattcagttatctatctgtgggtaggtcatgggacacctaattcattttatgctaagagttatgaccatttaaagttgacctaactacatttccccttaactgtctgcaaattttccacctacggaccatgcTGGTCATtcgtagctcttgtcagagagtgggtgaagggagtcttgatcgataGTCACGAACTATTAACCGTCGtctgacctatggaccgtaaGTCCTTCCGttgtccaagacttaaccaatttttctggggagtcttgatcgatggCCACGGACTACGAACTGTTGTCTGACTTACAAAGTgtaagtccgtccgtcgtccAAAACATAACCAATTTTTttgggctgaaatttttgggagtttatAATCCCATTGACGGTAGTGTAGGACAAACCGTGGTTCAcactacggtccgtcgatgccaccattGGTTACACTTGCAGATTTTTTTTCTGTAAAGCtggtttttggtctgtttttgCTACGAGGTGTTACAGATTTGAGAGAGAAGAGAATAATGGATTAAAACatgaaaatcatattattttgagCCTTTTATTAGTCAAGAAATTCGTTTAGGATTTTCTTGGtggtaaaatataaaaacaaccCTCGTTAATGTTTTTCCATCGGTTAATTCATAACAACACTGTATCGGGTTATTAAAATAGTCATAATGTTTTATTCAGAAACTATATTGACGCGGAACTGGTGGCATTGAGAAGTAGATTCAAATACCTTTAATTTGATAAGTTACGACCCTCGTAACTCTTTATATTCTAAGAGATATGGTTGTTTGAAATTGATCCAAGTAGAAtcttatatcaaaacttaatcgATAAAGAAACTTCAAGAACATTTATCATTAACTcatcaagaaattaaaattgCTTAATATTTATGGATACATTTGCAAAAGAAACTCATAGTTGGTGTTTGGGTGAACGAACTCAACAATATTAAAGTTTACATATCTCCAAGAACTACGTTCTTGGccaaatcttgaatttcttgaaCGAACGCTTGAAACTTTAAACTTTTTCTCATCTTGAATCTTCTCTCTAAAACTCTAAACACTTTTGGGGATGAATTAAACTAATTCTAACCAGTTTTGACCATTAATTCAGTGAATTCTTTGTTTAGAATAAGTGGAGGTAAGGAAAGACAAACACCCCTCTTATTTTCAGGCAAATTTTCTTAAATGGATAGTCTGACTTTCaaaaggcatatctccctcatacaagCTCGAAAAATTAGCAAAGTCGGTGGATTTAGAAAGAGGTATCAGAGATCGTACATTTCATATCATATGAGTCCCCTAGCACATTGTGTACTAAAATttatgatcgtttgaagttgactcaaaatttaaaagaacTTAGAAATGACTTGAATGAATTCTctttagttattttctttttggaatggaaggtgctacatctagtgaccttaacacttaataacattttaaattcCTTGATAAAAACTTACTTAATACAAAGGATGATTCAAGTTTAGCTTAAAAAAAGTTTCAGAGTGTTAAACGCATACATtccaacaattggtatcagagttTGGGCTCTCAATATGGTTAACACCATTAGAGAGATTCCCACAAAGAATGACAGCTCCACTAAACTTGCAATAAGGTCGGTCTCCAACGAAGGTGGTGGAAAATGTATATGTTTGACTATACAATAACTAAGGATTGTGAGTTGTAGGATGTTATTAGTGAGGGTCCCTATGTGTCAACTATAGAAGTAAGAGATGGGAATGTCACAAAGGTTGCTCTAAAAATCCGACAGCAATATAATGACTTTGACAAAAGAATAGTTGAGAAAAATAACCAAGCTATGAATTTGTTGATGCGTGGAATCAAAGCAAATGAATTTGAACTGATTTCATATTATGAATCAACAAGGAAATCTGGAATCGTTTGAGAGTAGTGTACGAAGGTACTgagcaaaaaaataaatcttatatAGATCTCTTCACTATTCAGTTTGACAACTTCACCATGAAAGAAGGTAAATATATTCATGATTTGCGTTCTAGATTCTCCACCATTACAAATGAGCCGATGTTCCTAGAAGAACTTGTCACTGCTTGGAAGCAGATCACTAAAATATTGGAGATTCATCCCAGATCTTAGACTGATGAAGTCAATATTATCTATGAGGCAAAGATCCTAAAGTACTGTTGTTGAACATCTTCAAGTTCATGATATGCATAGAAGAAAGGACAGTCTCGCTATCAAAGGCAAATACAAAAGAACGGACCAGGTCGATGAAAAGTCAAGCATAACAGAAACTGTTGATTGTGTAATGAGGAAAACTCTGGATGTCTAGAAAAATACCTCAAGTGACTTAGATGATTCTGAACACTCTGATGGTTCTTCTATGCTTGGAGTAAAAGATGACGAAGAATTGCTTGACTCTATGTTTGCTTTCATGCAAAAGTAGGATAACGAAGAGGTAACCCTATCCGACTTTAAGCAAAATGTAAATAGCTtttccattaaaaaatttagaaatctaGTTGTTGTGCTAATTGATTCGATCATTGATCTAATCACTGAGAAGAATCTCTTGAACAATAGCCTTGAGATATTTCAAGATGAAAAATTTTCTCTAGTTACCAAATATGTGATGTTGAAAAATAAATGGTTGTTCTAGAAGCTGAAACTCTAGAaccataagaaaaaataaaaagggtgaCTACTACAATTTCTAAAGGAAAAGGCGAGGCAAACAACTTACAACTGGAGCTTGAAAATAAGTTACATATTGTTGAAATGAAGATGAAATTGgctccacaaaaatattttgtgttgGAGAGGGAACTAGGCAAAGAGGAACTGAACAAACCTCTCAAATGAATCACTTCCTCTAAAATGCTCAAAAATGTAACCAGCCAGTGTAACAATAGTAGAAAAGGGTTGGGTTGTGAGAAGATAGATTCCCCATACAATCCTCAGAGCAAAAATGTTTTTGTTCTTGATAATTTGCTATGTATGCATTGTGGTCGAAATGGACATCTTAAAAAAGATTGTCATGTTTGGAAAAAATATGAAGGAAGTTCTTCAAACAATTTTAAATAGAGGAACACACAGAAGAAGGGGCATGGTCTTGTTTCTGGTCCTAAGTTTGAAGAAAACCAGTCTACCTTATTGGACAAAAGATTTTCTTCACTCTGTCATCTGCTAAATGGAACTATGTCTCAAATGGATTACCAAGACTAACAAGTGATTTCCTATGCAAGTGAGAGTAGGTAGCGTCAGGAAGTATTGATTTAGGAATAGTAGATGCTCAAAGCACATGACTGAGACAAGTAGACTTCCTCTGTCAAAGGCACTTCAAGGTGGATGTGTCTCTTTTGGAAATGACAAGAAAATAGTACATTTTTTGGTGTAGGTAGGAGTTAAAAGTCTGTGGAACAATCTTTTAAAGTTGTGTACTATGTCAATGTGTTGAAGTACAATCTTAGTGTTTCACGGATTTTTATGATAAACGAAATTAAGTTCTTGTCAGATAAATGGGTTGTCACAACTTAATTTCTCGAATGATGATGTTGACAAAAAAGAGATGCAAGAACATGTACTGCTGATCTAAACACAGTTCGTTGTAACATTCTCACTTCCCTTAAAGCTCAAGGTGCTCCATCATACATGAAACTCGGTCAGTTGAGCTCGTCTCTCTAAACAGActtgtgtcaagggacctggtccacgGTCTacgcaaaaaaaaatttgtagatgACAAAGTTTGTGATGTTTGTGTTAAAGAAAAGCATATCAAACTATCCATCAAGCGGAATAAACGGGATTTTAATCTTCCAAAGAACTTTCGGGGTGAAGTGGTAAATACAACATTTCTGTGACCAAAAGGATGATATTGAGAAGTTTGATCCCAATAATGATGAAAGAGTACTTGTGAGATGTTCTTCCTCCAACGAGGCTTATCTGATGTATGAAAATGTCCGCATTGAAGAAGGTGTTACATGATTTTTGATGAGTTCGAAAAAATTGGGAAGCAATtgcaaaacaaaaaagattttGAGATGGAAGAGCTGCTTCAAATTCAAAGAGATATCTAAACAGTGAGCCTGCTAAAGAATATCCTTTTCATGAAGGTGTAATGTGGTTTTTGATGAGTCCGAAAGAATTGAGAAGTAATTTGCAAACAAAAAGATTTTGACATGGAAGGGCTGCTTCAAATTCAAAGAGATGGTCTAACAGTGAGCCTGCTAAAGAATATCCTTTTCATGAATCCAACAATTCCAAAGAAGCTGATATAGATGATGAACCTGACGAGGGACCTAATCCAATAGACAATGTTGAACGAAGATGATGCAGTTAAAACTTGAATTCAAGTTAAAGTAAATTTTACAAATGAGTTAGTGTTGGTTAAAATGGAAATCAATTTTGAATTGGGGTTCATTTTGTTCTATTTCCAGTTTCTTGGCCTGTTTGCTAAGACCTGTTGTTTTTTGCTTTCTGTTTCCTTTTTATGG
The sequence above is a segment of the Solanum lycopersicum chromosome 10, SLM_r2.1 genome. Coding sequences within it:
- the LOC138338846 gene encoding uncharacterized protein, translated to MGLYTSEKAKLATYQLKDVAQAWFVQWRGNWPLRGGPVTWEVFKKAFLDWFFTREKGEAKVVDFINILQGGMSVLEYFLKFTKLSKYAPSLVSYPLDEMSFFVTGVSDDLQQECHSDMLHNNMNISHLMVHAQHVEKGRSKRKSRDARRERSFDGGSSNNSLEIKDKPRFKKRVSNQFPSKLPKASGNRVSNPKPMKGRDARSPTKKPTCEKCGKQHYGNCLKGMNNYFGCGKSGNKVRDCPNVRGQDKGSGQF